In Leptidea sinapis chromosome 21, ilLepSina1.1, whole genome shotgun sequence, the following proteins share a genomic window:
- the LOC126970718 gene encoding glutamate receptor ionotropic, delta-1, whose amino-acid sequence MIDTRLSRKQNESTFLTDFVNGRHLKIATFNNYPLSWTERTDNGTIIGHGVAFEVVNVLQEKFNFTYEVVLPEKNFIMNNGRPEESLIGLINSSKVDMAAAFIPILTTYEAMAKFSTVLNEGVWMMMLKRPKESAAGSGLLAPFDEYVWYLILAAVLAYGPCVTLLTYIRNKLIPDEEKYIPLSPSVWFVYGAFIKQGTTLSPEANTTRILFATWWLFVILLSAFYTANLTAFLTLSKFTLEIERPEDLFKKNVRWLSLEGGAVQNAIKNPDDTLHYMNQMILHGRVLFRSANDDEEYLSYVSDGTVLVNDMTAIDYMMYNDYLKKTRQDVAESQRCTYVVAPYSFMVKRRAFAFPTNTTLDTLFNPVFAQLIHGGILGYLERLGLPDTKICPLDLQSKDRQLRNSDLLMTYFIMIAGLAAALAVFIGEIIIKRKLIFKNQKQPKTSRSKKKKKPYFDDSRPPPYESLFGGVKKDMIKKIINGREYWVVNKANGETRLIPVRTPSALLYR is encoded by the exons ATGATTG ATACGAGATTATCGAGGAAACAAAATGAAAGTACATTTTTGACAGACTTTGTTAATGGGAGGCATTTAAAAATCGCTACATTTAAT AACTATCCATTAAGTTGGACAGAGAGAACAGATAATGGTACTATTATTGGACATGGCGTCGCATTCGAGGTGGTTAACGTTTTGCAAGAGAAGTTTAACTTTACATACGAAGTGGTTTTACCCGAGAAGAACTTCATAATGAATAATGGCCGGCCTGAGGAGAGTTTGATTGGTCTCATCAACAGTAGT AAGGTGGATATGGCCGCAGCATTTATTCCAATCCTGACTACGTACGAAGCCATGGCAAAATTCTCGACCGTTCTTAATGAGGGTGTTTGGATGATGATGCTCAAACGCCCAAAGGAATCTGCGGCCGGCTCTGGTCTCTTGGCACCGTTTGATGAATATGTTTG GTATTTGATACTGGCTGCTGTGCTGGCATACGGGCCTTGTGTAACACTCCTCACGTATATACGCAACAAATTGATTCCGGACGAGGAGAAATATATTCCACTATCACCTAGCGTTTGGTTCGTGTACGGAGCCTTCATAAAACAAGGAACAACTCTTTCCCCAGAGGCAA ACACAAcgagaattttgtttgcaacaTGGTGGCTGTTTGTGATTCTTCTTTCTGCGTTCTACACGGCCAACCTCACTGCTTTCCTGACGCTCTCCAAGTTCACCTTAGAGATTGAGAGGCCAGAAGACTTGTTTAAGAAGAACGTCCGCTGGCTATCTTTGGAGGGTGGGGCTGTACAGAATGCTATTAAAAAT CCAGATGACACCTTGCATTACATGAACCAAATGATTCTGCACGGTCGAGTTCTATTCCGCTCTGCAAACGATGACGAGGAGTATCTTTCATACGTTTCTGATGGCACTGTCCTCGTCAACGACATGACTGCGATAGACTACATGATGTACAACGACTACTTAAAGAAAACTCGTCAGGACGTCGCCGAATCTCAGCGCTGTACGTACGTGGTCGCGCCGTATTCATTCATGGTGAAACGAAGAGCGTTCGCGTTTCCAACCAATACAACATTGGACACATTATTCAATCCTGT gttCGCTCAGCTAATTCACGGTGGAATTTTGGGGTACTTGGAGCGTTTGGGTTTGCCAGACACAAAGATATGTCCGCTAGACCTGCAGTCGAAAGATCGTCAGTTAAGGAACAGCGACCTCTTGATGACTTATTTTATCATGATAGCCGGATTGGCTGCAGCATTAGCAGTCTTCATTGGAGAG ATAATCATCAAACGAAAATTGATTTTCAAAAACCAAAAACAACCGAAAACTTCAAGAagcaagaaaaagaaaaagccgTATTTCGACGACAGCCGCCCGCCGCCTTACGAGTCCCTATTTGGCGGCGTTAAAAAGGACATGATTAAAAAGATTATAAATGGTAGAGAATATTGGGTTGTTAACAAGGCAAATGGTGAGACGCGACTTATACCAGTACGGACGCCATCTGCACTGCTATACCGATGA
- the LOC126970733 gene encoding exosome complex component RRP45 yields MRETFISNCEKSFIQKIINAGHRLDGRGYNESRKLNIAFGSEYGSCFVSLGDTKVLAQVSCEVVQPKQIRPNEGILYINVEISPMAAPHFETNRQSDLNVYLNRLIEKCYKDSKCIDLESLCIVVEEKVWSLRVDIKILNHDGNLIEAASIATLTSLAHFKRPDVTRNGDKIVIHTLAEKDPIPTVLYHYPVCLTFAIFGEILLTDPSFIEESVCMCTAEEGNSGGGLLVVGVNQYKELCLLDLNGAAIDSPNIVHKAIICATERGKTVVEYIKKLIITDDNNRQKRVKINFADIITNNHIQSLARKDLSICLKNYNVNDVKTEDVEEMEDEEDVKEISKYDVVKSHPHTAEVKLKTGTSAWIEISSESDEG; encoded by the exons ATGAGAGAAACGTTTATTTCTAACTGTGAAAAATCGTTTatccaaaaaattataaatgctgGCCAT CGGCTAGATGGAAGAGGTTACAATGAGAGCCGAAAGCTTAACATAGCTTTTGGTTCTGAATACGGCAGTTGCTTCGTATCACTAGGTGACACAAA AGTTTTAGCTCAGGTATCATGTGAAGTAGTTCAACCAAAACAAATACGGCCAAATGAGGGCATTCTATACATAAATGTTGAAATAAGTCCGATGGCTGCACCACACTTCGAAACAAATAGACAATCTGATCTCAATGTTTATCTTAATCGATTAATTGAAAAATGCTACAAAGATTCTAAATGCATTGATCTTGAATCATTATGTATTGTTGTGGAGGAAAAG GTGTGGTCATTGAGAGTTGATATTAAGATTCTCAATCATGATGGAAATTTAATAGAAGCTGCAAGCATAGCCACTTTAACTTCATTAGCCCATTTTAAAAGGCCAGATGTAACAAGAAATGGGGACAAGATAGTTATTCATACATTAGCAGAGAAAGATCCTATTCCCACTGTGCTTTACCACTATCCTGTATGTTTAACTTTTGCAATATTTGGAGA AATTCTTTTAACTGATCCAAGTTTTATTGAAGagtctgtatgtatgtgtacTGCTGAAGAGGGCAACAGTGGTGGAGGTCTACTTGTTGTTGGTGTTAATCAGTACAAGGAACTATGCCTACTGGATTTAAATGGGGCAGCTATAGACAGTCCAAATATTGTACACAAGGCAATCATTTGTGCAACAGAGAGAGGCAAAACTGTCGTTGAGTATAtcaagaaattaataattacagatGATAATAACAG acaaAAACGGGTAAAGATCAATTTTGCtgatataataactaataatcaTATACAATCATTAGCAAGAAAAGATTTAAGTATATGCCTGAAAAACTACAATGTTAATGATGTTAAGACTGAAGATGTTGAGGAAATGGAGGATGAAGAAGATGTTAAGGAAATAAGTAAATATGATG ttGTGAAGTCACATCCCCATACAGCTGAAGTTAAATTGAAGACAGGGACATCTGCTTGGATTGAAATATCATCAGAATCAGACGAAGgttaa